The sequence ggagaccgtcggctgaggccagggctgagtccgagccctggggtcgggcgaagcggagttcgtcgtcttctagggctgaaccctagtccgagccctgggtcgggcggagcggagttcgccgtcttccggggcttagcccgagtctgagccctgggtcgggcggggcggagttcgtcgtcttccggggcttagctcgagtccgagccctgagtcgggtggagcggagttcaccgtcttccggggcttagcccgagtctgagccctgggtcgggcggagcggagttcgtcgtcttccggggcttagcccgagtccgagccctgggtcgggcggagcggagttcgccgtcttccggggcttagcccgagtccgaaccctgggtcgggcggagcggagtttcctatggtgccggaggccgggcctgactgcctgtcagcctcactctgtcaagtggcactgcagtcggtgcggcgcaggcgacgctgtctttctgtcaggccggtcagtggagcggcgaagtgacggcggtcacttcggctctgtcgactgaagggcgcgcgtcaggatagaggtgtcaggccacctttgcattaaatgcttctgcgatttggtcggtcggcgcggcgatttagtcagggttgcttcttggcgaagacagggcctcgggcgagcctgaaatatgttcgtcgctggagggggccctcgggcgagacggagatcccccggggtcggctgcccttgtccgaggctaggctcgggcgaggcgtgatcgagtccctcgaatggaccgatccctgacttaatcgcacccatcaggcctttgcagctttatgctgatgggggttaccagctgagaattaggagacttgagggtacccctaattatggtccccgacagtactgGTCCTACTGGATCTTTTTTCTatatcttcttaatataataacaCACATTTCTcttgcgcgttcgagaaaaaaaagaaTGATTGAAGAGCACCCAATTCATTTAGTTTGACTCCTTTTGTATGCCCAGACCTCAAACCAACCATGGTTTCAGTCTGATGCAGTACAAAGTATAACCTGCTAGTGTGTCTTGACTCTTGAGATGGTAGGTCAATTTCGCTAgtattgtttatttgaatttgtaGACAGCAAGAAAAGGATAATTTGCAATGACCATGGACCTTCCTTCGCCTATTACTATTCCTTGCTAAACTGATGTCCTGGGATTTAATAAAATTGATAATCTTTCATATGCATCCACCGTTAGTCAGAATGCATATGGCTGGCTTACCTTTGCCTACCGATGCAATTGAAGAGCCTGTGTATGTAAATGCAAAGCAATACAATGTCatattaaggccttgttcgtttgtgtcggattgttcCCGGAAtcattccagctaatcaaagtttatataaattagagaagcaatccggttaggaatcgttccgacccaccaatccgacacaaacgaacaaggcctaagacgGCGTCAATATCGGGCTAAAGCTGAATCAGAACGGAAGCTTGTCAAGGGATGTATGGTAAATCTTTTGTAACCATGTCCTGCGTTGCGATATGAATTGGAATTTTTTATTAGCCTTTTCtgtccatgatgctagagaaaaTAATCAAGCGAATTTCTCCAATCTACCTTCCCTAGTCCCTACTTCCACTTCAAGATCGATCTGCCTCATGTTGTACTGTAAATCTGTTGGTGAATATTATTTTAATTTCAATGTTCCCAGAAGCATTCTATGGGGGGAAGCAGGGGTTCACACACATCGCCGGGAGTGCAGTGGGATGACAAGTATTCTATGCGTCTGTTCAGTTTTTTTCATCAGGTTCTGTTCAACTTCATTGGTCACAGTGGCCTTCTCAAAACTCAGCACATCCTATATGGTTTTATACTAGCAAAGGGTTTCTAGGGGCAGGACCCAGTGGCATAATGGCTGCTGATACTATTGTAACAGAATCTGGAGCTTTTGTGGGGCACCCCTTGTTAATCCATCCACTGTAGCTGTTTGGGAAGTGATGCCAGGTCTTGGAAATGGTATTCAGGCAACTGCAAAGTTAAATGCAGCAAGTTCTGTTCCTCCGTCTCTGAATCCCCCCTTCATGGCCGGGTTTTGCTCCACTAGCAGCCAACCTGTTTCCTTTGCAAGATTATCTTGTTTCTGTGGGTGCAcagacaaaaaaaaaaaaaactgacAGACAAGGAGACTACTGAGGCTGCATCAATTCTGTTTTTATCTGTATGCTACTTTTAGCTAGAGAGAGTTGAAACAtgttagggcctgtttgtttaccccaatggattatataatctggattatttttggaggattatataatctggattatataatttggattatataatctgagtagtcctgtttgtttacccagattatcTGGCGTGTTTCTGTTGGGCAGCGGGCTTCTCCGATCCGataggcgcaaaaacgattcggtagattataatggcaatggtgggtaatttctaggaaacttgaaagggtagtggggaagtgagaaaaaaataatctgaaataagcacctcctcacttgcttatggattatcataatccaaggggttagattatataatctgggcaaataagctagactgtttgtttgcctcttaggattatttaatccagattatataatctggggggtaaacaaacaggcccttagtatCATGATAGTTTCTCAAAATTGGAAGACTGATACAAAGATGCAGCTACCGACTTAGAAAATCCTATCAACTTCTGTCAAGCACTgtaagttgatcacacatgtttCTCATTCTTTGATATCATCTGAAATAAAAATAACTTGATTGCTCATTTCATTCATCTTTCTGTTGTTGAAATGTTAAGTCAtctaaaataataataaaaagaacTGACTCTGTTTACATCTATGATGTGCATCCCTATCTCCATGAGCCACGCCATCAGCATGCCTTAAAAAGGGCCAGGGGAGCTGGAGGTCGATTTCTCAATTCAAAATCAGATGACAAGGAAGAGAACTCCGAATCAAGTCACAAAGAGAAACAGAACTGAGTTGCGCCCCACAAGAGTGGCCAACTGTCAACCCCACCGTCTCCCAACAGTGCATCGTCAGCTAATCAGCCAGACAGTGGTGAATGGTGATTCAAAACTCACAACTGAAGAGATTTTAGCCCCTGAGCTAGATGTGGCAACAGTTCTGTACAGAAAGCGCTAGCGGGCAGCAGAAACATGGTGTTGGTCGGTCGGTTGTTGTAGGACATGTTCCATAGAAAAGCATAGATGAGTCTACAGGTTTTGGAGTCTTGGTTTGGTCCTCTGTGTATTCACCTTTCTGTACGATTTTAGTAGCATTGTGTCCCTTCCCTTGGATAGCTTCAGTCCGAATGTTAAGTGTGTAGCATATTGACTTATTGTTTGCTTTGCTTGGACTTGGAGATTTGGGAGTGGAGTTCATAACCCTACTGTCCTGCATCATCATCCTTGGGGCAAAGAATAAATACTGTCTATGTTGAAGACGATATAAACCCAAATGTAGTACATGCAACTGGCTATGCATCATCAATTGGACGTTTCAGAGATCATCTCACACTGTCCTGCAATGCACGTTTTAGTTTGTCTTTGGATTGGCCTCCTGGCATGCATGTACGATGTCTTCGTTTATCCGTTGTCCAGTGAGTTGTGTGATGATTGCCGGACGCCATGAGCGTTTTTGAACGAGAGATGCAATGTGCATGGACTCAAGAACACTTGGGTTTGGTTTGGCAGCTGCATCATTCTGTCGTCGGCCTGGCCATCACATGAACGTTTTTACACGCTTTTCTCGAGGGCATTGAAATACTGCCAACGATTACCAAGAAGAGTGTACTTTACGGAGTCTTGTGCTTTCAAACAATGTCCCTGCACCTAGACCTTGTCAGAAACTCGCCGGAGAGACAACCTCCACCAGGTCGCCGGCGATCACTCAGGTGAACGGGCACGCACGCGAAGCTAGAGAGCAGGACACGAGTTGGTGCTGCTCCAATTGGTAGAAACGTTTTCTGAATAGATTAACTGACTGTAAAAATGCAGGCCCAAGGTTACATAAGCGTGTTTCTACTTCAGACACACAACACCACACATGCACCACACCAACCTTCTCATTAAACACGATCAGATCTTGCTTACACTATCAGTCAACAGGTTCTGACCACGAAACTGACAACAGCGACACACAGGCTAAAATGAGCGGCCAAACGCCTATGACAGACTGAAACTGGACAAACACACTGACTGAAACTGGACAGACTGACTGACTGAAGACTGAACAAGTGTGCTCAAGGATTATTCTGACATACCTGAACTTGGAACTTTCATCATTGATCAATGACTGAACGGCCTACATCTCTACAGTCTGcacataataaaataataatacatACATTTTATATTTTAGAAGTAACTCTAGTGGGATTCTATATCCTCGGAGCGGTAGGGGGCTCGAGAGTCGCCCGCCCCACCTCTAACCGTCCCTGACTAGTGACTACGACCGTTTCCTGAACTGCACAAGCATCGGGTGTATCTTCTCGAAGGCCGCGCATATCTCTTCCTGCACCTTCGCTCCTGTGAGGACAATCTTCCCGGAGACGAAGACGAGGATCACGACCTTAGGGTCCACCATACGGTAGACCAGCCCAGGGAAGATCTCTGGTTCATACTGTCAAACACCAAGAGAGCAACAGGCTAATGAGTCAATGGGGATCAACAACGACACAACAAACACGTTTACAACTAAAGAAAGAGCTGCTATAAACTTACAGTGGCAGACAAGCCACTGGCCAAAGCGAGGCCCTCCAGACGAATAGGAAACTTGAGGTCACATGACCCAACTATATTTTGGACCTTGAAATCCTGCATATGTCAGAAGAACCCATTGAGTCAATGTGAGAGACCAGCAGGAATCCGATCGATCAGAGTGACAAAAGCATTACCTTGAACCGAGCTGGGAAACCGAGCTTCTGGACGATACGCGCGAACTGCAATGGAGGATAGATACGTATTAGTCACACGTCAAAATTCAGCAAAAGCATCCAAAATTGGCATCCATGCATGGCGAAACAATATGACAAGCAGTTTCCATGCCTTACGCGCAGCGAGCCTTGAATCGGCTTCGCTCTTTGCTCCGGTGCAGACCATCTTCCCTGTAGCAAATATCAGTGCCGTTGTCTTGGGCTCCCTTATCCTCATGATAGCCGCACCAAAACGCTGTCAAGTAAGTATCAGGGTCACTGCCGGTGAGACTGCAGCTATCGAATGTAATATATAGTTCCATGCAACAAAAAAAAAGTCTAAGGTAAATGAAAAGGCAGCAGCGGCACTGATGATGATACATACCCTTGGGTTGTACTCTGCGTTACGAGCACTGTTGGCGACATGTTGCAGATCGACCTTGCAGTCCAAGTTGACTGTTGATACAATGTTCCTGACACATCAGACAAGAGGCAGGTTATGGCTCTGCATTGTTTCAATCTGGGCAGCAAACTAAAGAGGCAACACCTATCAACCCTTCTGAAAATCCAAGCAAGAAAAAAGCAACGGCAACTCTTCAGatcaaaaggaaaagaaaaataacAGCAACTCTTTTACATCCAGATCAGCAATGATGGCATGCTAGTTCATTTGTATGCAAATTCAACACACTTTAATCTCCCCCATACCATGCTAAGGATCAAACAGGTCATGCGTAATTCCCCTACCCCACGGAGATATCGGCTGCTATTTCCTACTGGTTGACTAGACCGGATTTTTTTGCATTTTGACCTTTTTCGTAAAAAATTTACATCACGACGTAATCTAATTTT is a genomic window of Zea mays cultivar B73 chromosome 5, Zm-B73-REFERENCE-NAM-5.0, whole genome shotgun sequence containing:
- the LOC103626103 gene encoding TATA-box-binding protein 1-like — encoded protein: MNGAHESGVPSGIVPNLQNIVSTVNLDCKVDLQHVANSARNAEYNPRRFGAAIMRIREPKTTALIFATGKMVCTGAKSEADSRLAARKFARIVQKLGFPARFKDFKVQNIVGSCDLKFPIRLEGLALASGLSATYEPEIFPGLVYRMVDPKVVILVFVSGKIVLTGAKVQEEICAAFEKIHPMLVQFRKRS